CGCCGACCTCGACGACCTGCTCCGGCGCGCCGACCTGGTCACGATCCACACCCCGAAGACGGCCGAGACGATCGGCATGGTGGGGGAGCGGGAACTGGCCCTGTGCAAGAAGGGGGTTTACGTCGTCAACGCCGCCCGCGGCGGGCTGATCAACGAGGCGGCCCTGGTCGCCGCCCTCCGGAGCGGGCACGTGGCGGGGGCCGGCATCGACGTGCTCGACCCGGAGCCGGGGTACGACAAGCCCCCCGAGGAGCAGACGTACCAGAACCCGCTCCTGGAACTGGACAACGTGATCGTCACGCCGCACCTGGGCGCCTCGACCGAGGAGGCCAACTACAACGTGGGGACCGCCATCACGAAGCTGGTCGGTGACGCCCTCCAGGGGAAGATGGTGGCCGCCGTCAACATGCCCCCGCTCAAGAGCGGCGACCTCGAGCAGCTTCGGCCCTACCTGACCCTGGCGGAGATGCTGGGGAGGATCTACTACCAGGTGGAGAAGGAGACCGTGGAGAAGGTGGAGATCGTCTACTCGGGGGACCTGGCCGACAAGGAGACGAAGGTGCTGTCGCTGTCGGTGCTCAAGGGGCTCCTCGACCCGGTCGTCAAGGAGACGGTCAACTACGTCAACGCCGAGCTGATCGCCACGGGGATGGGGATCGAGCTGGTCGAGAGCCGCAGCACCCACCTCGACAAGTACACCAACCTGATCACCGTCCGCTTCCACTCGAGGAGCTGCACGCGCGAGATCTCGGGCACCGTCTTCGCCCGCGAGGAGCTGCGGATCGTCGACTTCTTCGGCTACCAGCTCGACTTCGAGCCGACGCCCTACGTGATCGCCATCCAGAACATCGACATGCCCGGCACCATCGGGCGGATCGGCACCCTGCTGGGCGGCCACGGCATCAACATCGCCGCCATGCAGTGGAGCCGCAAGGGGGAGAAGGCGGTTTCGTTCGTGAGCGTCGACGGCGAGGTGAGCGACGCCGTGCTCAGGGAGCTGGTCGCCACCGAAGGGGTCCTCAAGGCCACGATGATCCACCTGTAAGCCCGCATCACGGCCGGTTCCCGGGGCTGCGGCCCCGGGAACCGGAGTCTATTCATGCCTGCCGTTGGTCGGGCGGATCTCCTTTTCGTA
This genomic stretch from Acidobacteriota bacterium harbors:
- a CDS encoding phosphoglycerate dehydrogenase, with product MKIIVTERIAEEGLQYLRAEGFDLDVRYGISRQELLDIIDQYDAIIVRSVTKVNRELIERGTRLRVAGRAGNGIDNIDVDACTERGIIVVNTPESNTMAAGELAIAMACALFRNLTRASAACRARDFRRNKYIGRELDGKTVGIIGLGRIGSIVARKLIGHNMKAIAYDPYITDDKFARVGVEKCADLDDLLRRADLVTIHTPKTAETIGMVGERELALCKKGVYVVNAARGGLINEAALVAALRSGHVAGAGIDVLDPEPGYDKPPEEQTYQNPLLELDNVIVTPHLGASTEEANYNVGTAITKLVGDALQGKMVAAVNMPPLKSGDLEQLRPYLTLAEMLGRIYYQVEKETVEKVEIVYSGDLADKETKVLSLSVLKGLLDPVVKETVNYVNAELIATGMGIELVESRSTHLDKYTNLITVRFHSRSCTREISGTVFAREELRIVDFFGYQLDFEPTPYVIAIQNIDMPGTIGRIGTLLGGHGINIAAMQWSRKGEKAVSFVSVDGEVSDAVLRELVATEGVLKATMIHL